One genomic region from Terasakiella sp. SH-1 encodes:
- a CDS encoding microcin C ABC transporter permease YejB yields MLAYIIRRLLLIVPTLLGIMVLNFVIIQAAPGGPVEQMLAKIQGEAVDATARVSGTGGSEVQSSGSGAQSSKYRGAQGVPPELIEEIEQQFGFDKPAYERFFIMMGNYIRFDFGNSFYRDDSVVDLVLDKMPVSISLGIWTTLLVYLISIPLGIKKAVRDGSKFDVWSSGLVILGNAIPSFLFAILLIVVFAGGRYLDWFPLRGLVSDNWAELNTLDKVLDYFWHMALPVLSMVIGGFASLTMLTKNSFLEEINKQYVITARAKGLHENRVLYGHVFRNAMLIVIAGFPATFIGVFFTGSMLTEIIFSLDGLGLLGFEAAINRDYPVLFGTLYFFTLLGLIMNLIGDVMYHIIDPRVDFESR; encoded by the coding sequence ATGCTTGCTTATATTATTCGACGCCTGCTTCTGATTGTGCCAACTTTGCTGGGCATTATGGTGTTGAATTTTGTGATTATTCAGGCAGCCCCCGGTGGCCCGGTCGAACAGATGCTGGCAAAAATTCAGGGTGAAGCCGTTGATGCGACAGCCCGTGTTTCTGGCACGGGGGGATCGGAAGTTCAAAGCAGTGGCTCTGGTGCGCAAAGTTCCAAATATCGCGGTGCCCAAGGTGTACCACCGGAATTGATTGAAGAGATTGAACAGCAGTTTGGTTTTGATAAGCCTGCGTACGAGCGCTTTTTCATCATGATGGGCAACTATATCCGCTTTGATTTCGGTAATAGTTTCTATCGTGATGACAGTGTGGTCGATCTGGTGCTGGATAAAATGCCTGTGTCCATTTCACTGGGGATCTGGACGACCTTGCTGGTCTATCTCATCTCCATACCCTTGGGCATTAAAAAGGCGGTGCGCGATGGATCAAAGTTTGATGTCTGGTCCAGTGGTCTGGTGATTTTGGGCAATGCGATCCCGAGTTTTCTTTTTGCCATTTTATTGATTGTTGTTTTTGCCGGCGGGCGTTATCTCGACTGGTTCCCCCTTCGTGGGCTTGTGTCCGATAACTGGGCGGAACTCAATACACTGGATAAAGTCCTGGATTATTTCTGGCATATGGCCTTGCCGGTCTTGTCCATGGTCATCGGCGGTTTTGCCAGTCTGACCATGTTGACCAAGAATTCTTTTTTAGAAGAGATTAACAAGCAATATGTCATTACCGCACGTGCCAAGGGCTTGCATGAAAATCGGGTGCTTTATGGTCATGTGTTTCGCAATGCCATGTTGATTGTCATCGCAGGTTTTCCGGCCACTTTTATCGGGGTGTTTTTCACAGGCTCCATGCTGACGGAGATTATTTTCTCCCTTGACGGGTTGGGTTTGCTGGGGTTTGAAGCGGCGATCAACCGGGATTATCCGGTGCTGTTTGGTACGCTCTATTTCTTTACCTTGCTCGGGTTGATTATGAATTTGATCGGTGATGTGATGTATCACATTATTGACCCGCGCGTTGATTTTGAGTCGAGGTAG